The Archangium lipolyticum genome window below encodes:
- a CDS encoding shikimate kinase, giving the protein MSGPSADLKHPLVERILEAVDPRLAPGLREELARPGPSRLPAPGQTVAIGGHRAAGKSRLLPLVSALLGRPGLDLDVELERRSGRSLRDWVAEDPTAFRSAERTLFLELPPGSLVAVGGGFLSNHAEALAPCYTLLVPVSFETYRERLLADTSRPRLRPGMSLEEELSSVYHQRTVLHARVPTVSLVELLRAFVSPGSSQP; this is encoded by the coding sequence ATGTCGGGACCGTCCGCTGATCTGAAACATCCGCTCGTCGAGCGGATCCTCGAGGCCGTGGATCCGCGGCTCGCGCCCGGGCTGCGGGAAGAGCTCGCACGGCCCGGCCCCAGCCGGCTTCCCGCGCCGGGCCAGACCGTCGCCATCGGCGGTCACCGCGCCGCGGGCAAGTCGCGGCTGCTCCCCCTGGTGAGCGCCCTGCTGGGCCGGCCGGGGTTGGACCTCGACGTCGAGCTCGAGCGCCGCTCGGGCCGCTCGCTGCGCGACTGGGTCGCCGAGGATCCCACCGCGTTCCGCTCCGCCGAGCGAACCCTCTTCCTGGAGCTGCCTCCCGGGAGCCTGGTCGCCGTGGGGGGTGGATTCCTCTCGAACCACGCGGAGGCGCTCGCTCCCTGTTACACCCTGCTCGTGCCCGTCTCCTTCGAGACCTACCGCGAGCGCCTCCTCGCCGATACCTCCCGCCCCCGGCTGCGCCCCGGCATGTCCCTGGAGGAGGAGCTCAGCTCCGTCTACCACCAGCGCACGGTGCTCCACGCCCGCGTCCCCACCGTGAGCCTCGTCGAGCTCCTCCGCGCCTTCGTCTCCCCCGGGAGTAGTCAGCCATGA
- a CDS encoding shikimate dehydrogenase has protein sequence MRTARRVVTLPPTLRGPEALRFATEARSRGAEVLEVRTDLHPAEAVDAAALAGVMELLVSERGTPLPPAWVAAARWVDRDVVHAGELAAPPGKLLASHHAERPLSTDEALRLWDVTLPEGSLVKHVEPLGEVSRARVDALLETQARLGARFGAERVTVLAMGPVALPVRAVLARRNVLDYVAVGGDWKAAPGQRLLADAFREARSPHPVPLPRGEGMGGRLGILGTAIAHSRSPRIHLQPFDRIDIPEDAPVEALVDALLPHYRGFAVTSPFKIRLARHTGSSLDAINTLVRRRDRWESFNTDTEGARTVLERLGARKAFVLGDGGASAAIRVVAPEVGCQLRFLRRAEISAPLTGPGIWTWPDRVTPPDSLRFEGARIAVIAYGAPARRIATEIIRRGGSPLLLGAAWFIAQARRQRALWETAT, from the coding sequence ATGAGGACGGCCCGCCGCGTCGTTACCCTCCCCCCGACCCTCCGCGGTCCCGAAGCGCTCCGCTTCGCCACCGAGGCCCGGAGCCGTGGAGCGGAAGTGCTGGAGGTGCGCACGGACCTGCACCCCGCCGAGGCCGTGGACGCGGCGGCGCTGGCAGGAGTGATGGAGCTGCTCGTGTCCGAGCGCGGGACGCCCCTGCCTCCGGCGTGGGTGGCCGCCGCGCGGTGGGTGGATCGGGATGTCGTCCACGCGGGCGAGCTGGCCGCGCCCCCCGGGAAGCTGCTGGCCTCGCACCACGCCGAGCGCCCCCTGTCCACCGACGAGGCCCTGCGCCTGTGGGACGTGACCCTCCCGGAGGGCTCCCTGGTGAAGCATGTCGAGCCGCTCGGGGAGGTGTCCCGGGCTCGGGTCGACGCTTTGTTGGAGACCCAGGCTCGACTGGGGGCCCGTTTCGGGGCGGAGCGCGTCACCGTGCTCGCGATGGGGCCCGTGGCCCTTCCCGTGCGCGCCGTGCTCGCCCGGCGCAATGTGCTCGATTACGTCGCCGTCGGGGGTGACTGGAAGGCGGCTCCGGGACAACGGTTGCTCGCGGATGCCTTCCGGGAGGCCCGGTCCCCTCACCCCGTCCCTCTCCCGAGGGGAGAGGGGATGGGGGGGAGATTGGGGATTCTGGGGACCGCGATTGCCCACTCGCGCTCGCCCCGCATCCACCTCCAGCCCTTCGACCGCATCGACATCCCCGAGGATGCTCCCGTCGAGGCGCTCGTGGATGCCCTCCTTCCCCACTACCGCGGCTTCGCCGTCACCAGCCCCTTCAAGATCCGCCTCGCACGGCACACCGGCTCGTCTCTCGATGCCATCAATACCCTCGTGCGCCGCCGCGACCGCTGGGAGTCCTTCAACACCGACACCGAGGGCGCTCGCACCGTCCTCGAACGGCTCGGTGCCCGCAAGGCCTTCGTCCTCGGTGACGGCGGCGCCAGTGCCGCCATCCGCGTCGTGGCCCCCGAGGTCGGCTGCCAGTTGCGCTTCCTCCGCCGAGCCGAAATCTCCGCGCCCCTCACCGGCCCGGGCATCTGGACCTGGCCCGATCGCGTCACCCCTCCCGATTCCCTTCGTTTCGAGGGTGCTCGCATCGCCGTGATCGCCTACGGTGCACCCGCGCGACGTATCGCCACCGAAATCATCCGCCGCGGGGGAAGCCCGCTGCTCCTCGGCGCCGCCTGGTTC